The Euzebyales bacterium nucleotide sequence AGTGCTGTAGTGATCGCGGAGATGAGCACGGCGACATCAAGCGTGACGCCGCGGCGGCTGCGACACGTCGCGGTGTCACGACGCTAGCTGGCGTCACGCTCTACACAGTAGGACTCCAGCTCCTCGTACACCAAGGCGAGGACATCCTCGCTCGAGACCTCACGGTTGCGCTCGTGGATGCGGTCGGTCAGGCCTCCGGCGCCGAGGTAGCTGCGCAGCGCCGCCTCGACGACGGCGGTGTCCGTCGCCTTGTCTGCTGCCGCGCGGCGTTGCGCCT carries:
- a CDS encoding type II toxin-antitoxin system VapB family antitoxin gives rise to the protein MATLAIDDELYAEAQRRAAADKATDTAVVEAALRSYLGAGGLTDRIHERNREVSSEDVLALVYEELESYCVERDAS